DNA from ANME-2 cluster archaeon:
CCTAACATTTCAATATGGCAATGCATAGTGATTTACTGTGTCAATTTTCATACAATATTTCGATTTTTGTACTTTTCCGACAGTCTCATGCCATACTCATATTTTAATATCTGTTCAAAGAAAGCAAAGCCATGAGGAAACATACTAAAGATTCTGCACCCTGATTATCATTAATTCCGTGGGAGTCAAAACCGTCTGCCACAGCACCTGTATGAAAATCATATAAAGGGAGTCCTAAAAGATTTCGGCCCAGGAACCATTCAAATGCATAGTAAGCATTATGCAAGTATCGTTTATCACCAGTTATCTCATATGCGGTGACATAAGCCATGGTAAGATAGCCTGCTTCGATGGGTTGCTGACCAAACACTGCCTTCTCCTTGTTACTGGTATGCCATCCTTCATTCCCCACCATGTCAAAAAATGTGCCCTCCCGCTGGATATCAGTGAGAAATTCCAGAGTGGTGAGTCCAACTTTTTTATATATCGGATCATGGATGGCTTGAAATGCACATAACAAGGCTTCACATATTATTGCATTTCCATACGCCACTATTGGTTCAAACCAATTCCAGTCTTCAGTCTGATTTTCATTATATAATGCTATCAACTCATCAGATAACTTGATTAATATGCTTTTAATTTGGTCAGTATCATTATATTGCCTCTCTTCATATCGTTTCAGGGCCACACACAATCCGCAAATGGTATAGGCTTTTGCCCTGGGGGCATTGAGGTTTTCTAACATGGGTTCAGATTTTTCAATCATGCTATGAGCCAGGGCTCGCATTCCCTCTGTAGGCGCCCAACGAACTACATGGCCCAGTCCAAATATTGCACGACCTAATGTATCTTCACTTCCCTGTTCATCCATAAAGCTCCGATCATAATTCATAAAATTATGAAAATGACCATTCTCGGTCTGGGCATAATGTAAAAAACTGAGGTAAGTGGTCATTAACGGAAGGATATCTTGATTTGGTATTTGGTCATTGGTCAATACAGCCAGCCCTCGACCCACATCATCTGTAGAATAACCATGATTGCGATCTGGAATCCCGAATTTTGTATGTTGAAAAATCCCTACATCATCAGAAAGTAAATATAAGTGGTTTAGTTTGATTTCAGGTAAAGTGGCATGGAAAAAGGTAGGACTTTCAAGTCCCGTTTCAGCCACATCCATTTCCCACAGCTCAAATACATCGTTAAAAAGTTTAACATAATGTCGTCCGACTTCTTTCCAGATCATCTGTCTGCCAAATTTATATGCCTTTTTACGCATCAGTTGACATGTAGCAGGATCGTTCATAAAAGAGAGTAATGCCTGACTTAAGGCCTCTACATCCCCAAAATCAACCAATAAACCTCGCCCATCCGACAATACTTCCTGGGCATGCCAATATGGGGTTGAAATAATCGCCTTGCCCATACCAAGGGCATACGTTAAGGCCCCACTGACAATCTGTTCTCTATTAAGATAGGGGGAAACATAAATATCACTGGATATAATATAGTCACAAAGTTCATCAAGGGTCACATATCTATTGTGAAAAATGACGTTATTTACTAATCCCATATCCTGTACTTTGCGTTCAAGGGAAAGCCGGTATTTCTCCCCCTGCGATTTTTTCACTTCAGGATGGGTTGCACCTAATATGATATAGGTAATATTCGGATATTTTTCTACAACTGGTACAAGGGCATCAAGTAGAACTTCAATACCTTTACCCGGATTTAATAAACCAAAAGTTAAGATGACTATTCTCCCATCCAGGTTGCGTATTTTCTTATATCGATTATCATAAATAAAAGAAACATCCGGAACACCATGATAGATCAACTCTATCTTTTCCTCAGGAACTCCATAGACATCTTTCAAAATTTTTCTGCTCATCTCAGTCATTACTACCAGCTTATGGGAATAACGAATCAGTTCTTCCATAGATCTTCGATAATCAGGGTTTGGTTCCCTTATGATCGTATGCAGGGTAGTGATGATGGGTTTTTTTACGCGACTCAAAAGAGAAAAGAGATAATCTCCAGCTAGTCCACCATAAAGTCCGAATTCATGCTGCAGACTGACAATGTCAGTATTGGAAAGGTTTATGAAATCAGCAGCACGTTGATAATCAGGAAGGTGGTTTCGCTGTATCTCAAAGGCTACCTCTTCTGGATAATTATAACCCTCAGGGATATTGTTCATTGCAATAACACGATGACCATCAGATTTGGACTCCGTGACAATGGTATTATATAAATCATTCGTAAATGTAGCGATTCCACATTTTCTTGGGACGTAACTTCCAATAAATGTGGTATTCAATGATTTATTCATTCTTTTTATCACTCCATTTATAGTATTGTCGTCAGGTAAGATTACATTTTTCTAAGAAGTAACTTTAGATAAATCCTCGTCCTTTGAGGTA
Protein-coding regions in this window:
- a CDS encoding glycosyltransferase family 4 protein, giving the protein MNKSLNTTFIGSYVPRKCGIATFTNDLYNTIVTESKSDGHRVIAMNNIPEGYNYPEEVAFEIQRNHLPDYQRAADFINLSNTDIVSLQHEFGLYGGLAGDYLFSLLSRVKKPIITTLHTIIREPNPDYRRSMEELIRYSHKLVVMTEMSRKILKDVYGVPEEKIELIYHGVPDVSFIYDNRYKKIRNLDGRIVILTFGLLNPGKGIEVLLDALVPVVEKYPNITYIILGATHPEVKKSQGEKYRLSLERKVQDMGLVNNVIFHNRYVTLDELCDYIISSDIYVSPYLNREQIVSGALTYALGMGKAIISTPYWHAQEVLSDGRGLLVDFGDVEALSQALLSFMNDPATCQLMRKKAYKFGRQMIWKEVGRHYVKLFNDVFELWEMDVAETGLESPTFFHATLPEIKLNHLYLLSDDVGIFQHTKFGIPDRNHGYSTDDVGRGLAVLTNDQIPNQDILPLMTTYLSFLHYAQTENGHFHNFMNYDRSFMDEQGSEDTLGRAIFGLGHVVRWAPTEGMRALAHSMIEKSEPMLENLNAPRAKAYTICGLCVALKRYEERQYNDTDQIKSILIKLSDELIALYNENQTEDWNWFEPIVAYGNAIICEALLCAFQAIHDPIYKKVGLTTLEFLTDIQREGTFFDMVGNEGWHTSNKEKAVFGQQPIEAGYLTMAYVTAYEITGDKRYLHNAYYAFEWFLGRNLLGLPLYDFHTGAVADGFDSHGINDNQGAESLVCFLMALLSLNRY